The Pelobates fuscus isolate aPelFus1 chromosome 2, aPelFus1.pri, whole genome shotgun sequence genome has a segment encoding these proteins:
- the LOC134586802 gene encoding actin-6-like isoform X2 yields the protein MLDEKESAPMVIDNGSGFIKFGFSGEENPRFVYSNLVGRSKYKPFIVGAGQRDYYIGENAQVRRGILSLNYPVEHGVVNSWDDMELIWKNGYKDHLEINSCERPGLVSEAPLNLRANREKMMAVLFEGLGVPATYVSIQAVLALYSSGKVTGCVVDIGDGLTYTVPIFEGYCLQHAVLRLDLAGRELTSYLMSILNESGLSFISTSEREIVKYVKDRQCYIADEIELEELTRTGMEELEKEYKLPDGKIITVHKNRYKCPETLFHPARIGMDSPGIDKMCFNSIMKCDIDLRSSMYSKVLMSGGSTMLPGIGESMTKELARLIPPECPLNVLTSPKPTVAVWTGGSILSSLSTFQPMWITRAEFLEMGPKIVHRKCF from the exons ATGCTAGACGAGAAGGAGTCAGCACCCA TGGTAATAGACAATGGTTctggatttattaaatttggaTTTTCAGGAGAAGAAAACCCACGATTTGTGTACTCAAATTTAGTAGGCAGATCAAAATACAAACCTTTCATTGTTGGAGCTGGACAAAGGGATTACTATATTGGAGAAAATGCACAGGTAAGAAGGGGTATCCTCTCATTAAACTACCCTGTGGAGCATGGTGTGGTAAATTCATGGGATGACATGGAGCTCATATGGAAGAATGGATATAAAGATCATCTAGAGATAAATTCGTGTGAGAGACCAGGCCTTGTTTCTGAGGCACCTCTCAATCTACGTGCCAACAGAGAAAAGATGATGGCTGTTTTATTTGAGGGACTTGGTGTTCCTGCAACATATGTCTCAATCCAAGCCGTTTTAGCTCTCTACTCCTCAGGAAAAGTAACTGGTTGTGTGGTGGACATAGGTGATGGGTTGACATACACAGTCCCTATATTTGAAGGATACTGTCTTCAACATGCCGTGCTAAGGCTTGACCTAGCAGGAAGAGAACTAACAAGCTATCTGATGAGCATACTAAATGAAAGTGGTCTTTCCTTTATTAGTACATCAGAAAGAGAAATTGTCAAATATGTGAAAGATAGGCAATGTTATATTGCTGATGAAATAGAATTGGAGGAATTAA CAAGAACTGGAATGGAAGAATtggaaaaagaatacaaacttccTGATGGAAAGATTATCACCGTCCACAAAAATAGGTATAAATGTCCAGAAACACTATTTCATCCTGCAAGAATTGGAATGGATTCACCAGGCATtgataaaatgtgttttaatagCATAATGAAGTGTGACATTGATCTTCGGAGTTCTATGTACAGCAAAGTGTTAATGTCTGGAGGGAGCACTATGCTTCCTGGAATTGGTGAGAGTATGACCAAGGAACTGGCCAGATTGATCCCACCAGAATGCCCACTAAATGTTCTTACTTCACCTAAACCAACTGTGGCAGTATGGACGGGAGGATCAATATTGTCTTCTCTGTCTACCTTTCAGCCAATGTGGATTACACGGGCAGAATTCTTGGAAATGGGACCGAAAATCGTTCACAGAAAATGCTTCTAG
- the LOC134586802 gene encoding actin, cytoskeletal 3-like isoform X12 yields MADIPQAVVIDNGSGFIKFGFSGEENPRFVYSNLVGRSKYKPFILIWKNGYKDHLEINSCERPGLVSEAPLNLRANREKMMAVLFEGLGVPATYVSIQAVLALYSSGKVTGCVVDIGDGLTYTVPIFEGYCLQHAVLRLDLAGRELTSYLMSILNESGLSFISTSEREIVKYVKDRQCYIADEIELEELTRTGMEELEKEYKLPDGKIITVHKNRYKCPETLFHPARIGMDSPGIDKMCFNSIMKCDIDLRSSMYSKVLMSGGSTMLPGIGESMTKELARLIPPECPLNVLTSPKPTVAVWTGGSILSSLSTFQPMWITRAEFLEMGPKIVHRKCF; encoded by the exons ATGGCTGATATTCCACAAGCAGTGGTAATAGACAATGGTTctggatttattaaatttggaTTTTCAGGAGAAGAAAACCCACGATTTGTGTACTCAAATTTAGTAGGCAGATCAAAATACAAACCTTTCATT CTCATATGGAAGAATGGATATAAAGATCATCTAGAGATAAATTCGTGTGAGAGACCAGGCCTTGTTTCTGAGGCACCTCTCAATCTACGTGCCAACAGAGAAAAGATGATGGCTGTTTTATTTGAGGGACTTGGTGTTCCTGCAACATATGTCTCAATCCAAGCCGTTTTAGCTCTCTACTCCTCAGGAAAAGTAACTGGTTGTGTGGTGGACATAGGTGATGGGTTGACATACACAGTCCCTATATTTGAAGGATACTGTCTTCAACATGCCGTGCTAAGGCTTGACCTAGCAGGAAGAGAACTAACAAGCTATCTGATGAGCATACTAAATGAAAGTGGTCTTTCCTTTATTAGTACATCAGAAAGAGAAATTGTCAAATATGTGAAAGATAGGCAATGTTATATTGCTGATGAAATAGAATTGGAGGAATTAA CAAGAACTGGAATGGAAGAATtggaaaaagaatacaaacttccTGATGGAAAGATTATCACCGTCCACAAAAATAGGTATAAATGTCCAGAAACACTATTTCATCCTGCAAGAATTGGAATGGATTCACCAGGCATtgataaaatgtgttttaatagCATAATGAAGTGTGACATTGATCTTCGGAGTTCTATGTACAGCAAAGTGTTAATGTCTGGAGGGAGCACTATGCTTCCTGGAATTGGTGAGAGTATGACCAAGGAACTGGCCAGATTGATCCCACCAGAATGCCCACTAAATGTTCTTACTTCACCTAAACCAACTGTGGCAGTATGGACGGGAGGATCAATATTGTCTTCTCTGTCTACCTTTCAGCCAATGTGGATTACACGGGCAGAATTCTTGGAAATGGGACCGAAAATCGTTCACAGAAAATGCTTCTAG
- the LOC134586802 gene encoding actin, cytoskeletal 1A-like isoform X5 codes for MADRRVVAVVIDNGSGFIKFGFSGEENPRFVYSNLVGRSKYKPFIVGAGQRDYYIGENAQVRRGILSLNYPVEHGVVNSWDDMELIWKNGYKDHLEINSCERPGLVSEAPLNLRANREKMMAVLFEGLGVPATYVSIQAVLALYSSGKVTGCVVDIGDGLTYTVPIFEGYCLQHAVLRLDLAGRELTSYLMSILNESGLSFISTSEREIVKYVKDRQCYIADEIEQFHPARTGMEELEKEYKLPDGKIITVHKNRYKCPETLFHPARIGMDSPGIDKMCFNSIMKCDIDLRSSMYSKVLMSGGSTMLPGIGESMTKELARLIPPECPLNVLTSPKPTVAVWTGGSILSSLSTFQPMWITRAEFLEMGPKIVHRKCF; via the exons atggccgaccgccgcgtggtcg CAGTGGTAATAGACAATGGTTctggatttattaaatttggaTTTTCAGGAGAAGAAAACCCACGATTTGTGTACTCAAATTTAGTAGGCAGATCAAAATACAAACCTTTCATTGTTGGAGCTGGACAAAGGGATTACTATATTGGAGAAAATGCACAGGTAAGAAGGGGTATCCTCTCATTAAACTACCCTGTGGAGCATGGTGTGGTAAATTCATGGGATGACATGGAGCTCATATGGAAGAATGGATATAAAGATCATCTAGAGATAAATTCGTGTGAGAGACCAGGCCTTGTTTCTGAGGCACCTCTCAATCTACGTGCCAACAGAGAAAAGATGATGGCTGTTTTATTTGAGGGACTTGGTGTTCCTGCAACATATGTCTCAATCCAAGCCGTTTTAGCTCTCTACTCCTCAGGAAAAGTAACTGGTTGTGTGGTGGACATAGGTGATGGGTTGACATACACAGTCCCTATATTTGAAGGATACTGTCTTCAACATGCCGTGCTAAGGCTTGACCTAGCAGGAAGAGAACTAACAAGCTATCTGATGAGCATACTAAATGAAAGTGGTCTTTCCTTTATTAGTACATCAGAAAGAGAAATTGTCAAATATGTGAAAGATAGGCAATGTTATATTGCTGATGAAATAGA ACAATTTCATCCTGCAAGAACTGGAATGGAAGAATtggaaaaagaatacaaacttccTGATGGAAAGATTATCACCGTCCACAAAAATAGGTATAAATGTCCAGAAACACTATTTCATCCTGCAAGAATTGGAATGGATTCACCAGGCATtgataaaatgtgttttaatagCATAATGAAGTGTGACATTGATCTTCGGAGTTCTATGTACAGCAAAGTGTTAATGTCTGGAGGGAGCACTATGCTTCCTGGAATTGGTGAGAGTATGACCAAGGAACTGGCCAGATTGATCCCACCAGAATGCCCACTAAATGTTCTTACTTCACCTAAACCAACTGTGGCAGTATGGACGGGAGGATCAATATTGTCTTCTCTGTCTACCTTTCAGCCAATGTGGATTACACGGGCAGAATTCTTGGAAATGGGACCGAAAATCGTTCACAGAAAATGCTTCTAG
- the LOC134586802 gene encoding actin-6-like isoform X7, giving the protein MADIPQAVVIDNGSGFIKFGFSGEENPRFVYSNLVGRSKYKPFIVGAGQRDYYIGENAQVRRGILSLNYPVEHGVVNSWDDMELIWKNGYKDHLEINSCERPGLVSEAPLNLRANREKMMAVLFEGLGVPATYVSIQAVLALYSSGKVTGCVVDIGDGLTYTVPIFEGYCLQHAVLRLDLAGRELTSYLMSILNESGLSFISTSEREIVKYVKDRQCYIADEIEQFHPARTGMEELEKEYKLPDGKIITVHKNRYKCPETLFHPARIGMDSPGIDKMCFNSIMKCDIDLRSSMYSKVLMSGGSTMLPGIGESMTKELARLIPPECPLNVLTSPKPTVAVWTGGSILSSLSTFQPMWITRAEFLEMGPKIVHRKCF; this is encoded by the exons ATGGCTGATATTCCACAAGCAGTGGTAATAGACAATGGTTctggatttattaaatttggaTTTTCAGGAGAAGAAAACCCACGATTTGTGTACTCAAATTTAGTAGGCAGATCAAAATACAAACCTTTCATTGTTGGAGCTGGACAAAGGGATTACTATATTGGAGAAAATGCACAGGTAAGAAGGGGTATCCTCTCATTAAACTACCCTGTGGAGCATGGTGTGGTAAATTCATGGGATGACATGGAGCTCATATGGAAGAATGGATATAAAGATCATCTAGAGATAAATTCGTGTGAGAGACCAGGCCTTGTTTCTGAGGCACCTCTCAATCTACGTGCCAACAGAGAAAAGATGATGGCTGTTTTATTTGAGGGACTTGGTGTTCCTGCAACATATGTCTCAATCCAAGCCGTTTTAGCTCTCTACTCCTCAGGAAAAGTAACTGGTTGTGTGGTGGACATAGGTGATGGGTTGACATACACAGTCCCTATATTTGAAGGATACTGTCTTCAACATGCCGTGCTAAGGCTTGACCTAGCAGGAAGAGAACTAACAAGCTATCTGATGAGCATACTAAATGAAAGTGGTCTTTCCTTTATTAGTACATCAGAAAGAGAAATTGTCAAATATGTGAAAGATAGGCAATGTTATATTGCTGATGAAATAGA ACAATTTCATCCTGCAAGAACTGGAATGGAAGAATtggaaaaagaatacaaacttccTGATGGAAAGATTATCACCGTCCACAAAAATAGGTATAAATGTCCAGAAACACTATTTCATCCTGCAAGAATTGGAATGGATTCACCAGGCATtgataaaatgtgttttaatagCATAATGAAGTGTGACATTGATCTTCGGAGTTCTATGTACAGCAAAGTGTTAATGTCTGGAGGGAGCACTATGCTTCCTGGAATTGGTGAGAGTATGACCAAGGAACTGGCCAGATTGATCCCACCAGAATGCCCACTAAATGTTCTTACTTCACCTAAACCAACTGTGGCAGTATGGACGGGAGGATCAATATTGTCTTCTCTGTCTACCTTTCAGCCAATGTGGATTACACGGGCAGAATTCTTGGAAATGGGACCGAAAATCGTTCACAGAAAATGCTTCTAG